From one Psilocybe cubensis strain MGC-MH-2018 chromosome 13, whole genome shotgun sequence genomic stretch:
- a CDS encoding DNA replication licensing factor mcm4, translating to MSSPPALDFPSSDMDDVDMADGTANQGTTQQTFPNAPPPAEPLFLAGTPSVGGTPASQRYANPATSPLRGATARRAVGLSTPKRTPLFLGGESSSPMAFPSSSPGKTPTRRRMPSSERPQDSDPLHFPSTPAANNTPKNRRGDIHSSLSITPSAPARRSAPRDPTNLNSDSTHLGIPGSSAPNLSVQAPMTDEPDEIRAIWGTTVNLAETMKAFRDFFKGFKPKYRISHDRDLGLKTRVLSTPAEGEVILYETYFRRMRQTGETNLNLDVNNLLAYPPSKKLHTQLSKYPQEVIPAMDQVLKDMMIEVAELDQQNGVEGMQSLEGEQEISDIMGRIYKVRPFGIPSANMRNLNPTDTDKLVCIKGLVIRATPVIPDMKVAFFRCLTCSHTVQVEIDRGKIEEPRQCPRDVCASVGTMSLLHNRCEFADRQVIRLQETPDAVPDGQTPHTVSLSVYDELVDVAKPGDRVVVTGIYRSVPVRSNPRQRTLKSLFKTYLDVVHVKLGSGGTLGLDKSTRPAGGDGVPGVGGLGDGGDEDEEREGRQSRKAELEEKIRQLSQRPDIYDYLARSLAPSIWAMDDVKKGILLQLFGGTNKSVAKGGGQGGPRYRGDINVLLVGDPGVSKSQILHYVHKIAPRGVYASGKGSSAVGLTAYVTRDPETKQLVLESGALVLSDGGVCCIDEFDKMSDATRSVLHEVMEQQTVSIAKAGIITTLNARTSILAAANPVGSKYDVNLPITRNIDLPPTLISRFDLLYLVLDQVDDALDRRLAQHLVGLYLEDAPAQESNESLPLQELSAYIDYARSRVHPVITEEAGSELVRSYVDMRNMGDDPRASEKRITATTRQLESLIRLSEAHARMRLSEFVELSDVKEASRLMREAIRTSAMDPRTGKIDMGLLNTGTGTGQRKMREDMRKGILNVLEGAAKGRGIKWVDAVKLLGDQSSVKIDPVEFSEVIKGLENEGVIKVVGEREKRMIRKIQE from the exons ATGTCTTCGCCTCCCGCTCTCGACTTTCCTTCCTCAGATATGGACGACGTAGACATGGCTGACGGTACTGCGAACCAGGGCACCACTCAGCAAACTTTCCCAAATGCACCCCCACCTGCGGAGCCTCTTTTTCTCGCTGGAACGCCGTCTGTAGGCGGAACACCAGCCAGTCAACGGTACGCGAATCCCGCCACCTCTCCTTTACGTGGGGCAACAGCGAGAAGAGCAGTTGGCTTGAGCACTCCGAAACGTACTCCGCTCTTTCTTG GCGGAGAAAGCTCTTCGCCAATGGCATTTCCTTCATCATCACCAGGAAAGACTCCTACTAGGCGCCGTATGCCATCATCCGAACGCCCGCAGGACTCAGATCCGCTTCATTTTCCATC AACTCCTGCTGCTAACAACACGCCCAAAAACCGTAGAGGAGATATCCATTCATCACTTTCTATCACCCCTAGTGCTCCAGCTCGTCGTTCTGCCCCCCGAGATCCCACCAACCTCAATTCAGATAGCACCCATCTTGGCATCCCTGGCTCATCTGCACCCAATCTTTCAGTTCAGGCGCCCATGACCGATGAGCCTGACGAGATTCGTGCCATTTGGGGAACGACCGTTAATTTGGCTGAAACTATGAAGGCCTTCCGCGATTTCTTCAAAGGCTTCAAACCAAAGTACCGCATCTCTCACGACAGAGACCTCGGACTCAAAACTCGCGTCCTCAGTACACCTGCAGAAGGCGAAGTAATCCTCTATGAGACGTATTTCAGACGAATGCGTCAGACGGGGGAAACGAATCTCAATCTCGATGTCAACAATCTTCTCGCGTATCCTCCTTCGAAAAAGCTTCATACACAGCTCTCCAAATAccctcaagaagttatacCCGCTATGGATCAAGTTTTAAAGGATATGATGATTGAAGTCGCAGAATTAGACCAACAAAACGGTGTGGAAGGCATGCAGAGCTTGGAAGGCGAGCAGGAGATCAGCGATATCATGGGGAGGATCTATAAAGTTCGACCATTTGGGATCCCCTCCGCCAACATGCGCAACTTGAATCCCACTG ACACCGACAAACTTGTGTGTATCAAAGGCCTTGTCATTCGCGCTACTCCTGTCATCCCCGATATGAAAGTCGCCTTTTTCCGCTGTTTAACATGCTCGCATACTGTTCAAGTCGAGATTGACCGTGGCAAGATCGAAGAGCCGCGACAATGCCCTCGCGATGTCTGCGCCTCAGTCGGCACAATGTCTCTTCTTCACAACCGATGCGAATTTGCAGACAGACAGGTCATCCGCCTCCAAGAAACCCCCGATGCTGTACCTGACGGCCAGACTCCGCATACAGTTTCCCTTAGCGTGTACGATGAGCTCGTTGATGTTGCCAAACCAGGAGACAGGGTTGTCGTAACTGGCATTTACAGGAGTGTCCCCGTACGCTCTAACCCAAGACAAAGGACCCTCAAGAGTTTATTCAAGACCTATCTTGATGTGGTACATGTCAAACTTGGTTCTGGTGGAACCCTTGGGCTCGACAAAAGCACGCGTCCAgctggtggtgatggtgttcCAGGGGTTGGAGGTCTAGGCGACGGCggcgatgaagacgaagagagGGAAGGCCGACAGAGCCGGAAGGCTGAGCTTGAGGAAAAAATCAGACAACTCAGCCAGCGGCCAGACATCTATGACTATCTTGCGCGCTCTCTCGCCCCGTCTATCTGGGCTATGGACGACGTCAAGAAGGGTATTCTCCTACAACTTTTCGGTGGAACGAACAAGAGCGTAGCGAAGGGCGGAGGACAAGGTGGTCCGAGATACAGGGGTGATATCAATGTTCTTCTCGTTGGTGATCCTGGTGTTAGTAAATCTCAGATTTTACAT TACGTGCATAAAATTGCACCCCGAGGTGTTTATGCTTCAGGCAAGGGCTCGTCCGCAGTTGGTCTAACAGCGTACGTTACGCGTGATCCTGAAACGAAACAACTCGTCCTCGAGAG TGGCGCTCTGGTTCTCAGTGATGGTGGTGTTTGCTGTATCGATGAGTTTGACAAGATGTCGGATGCCACAAGAAGTGTCCTCCACGAAGTCATG GAACAACAAACTGTGTCCATCGCCAAAGCCGGGATCATAACAACACTCAATGCTCGTACCTCAATCCTGGCAGCAGCTAACCCTGTTGGATCGAAATACGATGTCAATCTGCCTATCACACGAAACATCGATCTACCCCCGACATTGATCTCTCGGTTCGACCTTCTGTATTTGGTCCTAGATCAAGTCGACGACGCCCTTGACCGACGACTTGCCCAACACTTGGTCGGATTGTACCTTGAGGATGCTCCTGCTCAGGAGTCAAACGAAAGTTTG CCTTTACAAGAGCTCTCAGCATACATAGATTATGCCCGCTCAAGAGTCCATCCTGTGATTACAGAAGAGGCGGGAAGCGAACTCGTGCGCTCGTACGTCGACATGCGCAACATGGGCGACGACCCCCGAGCGAGCGAGAAGCGCATCACCGCAACGACCCGTCAGCTGGAGAGTTTGATTCGGCTGTCCGAGGCACACGCCCGTATGCGCCTTTCGGAGTTCGTCGAGCTGTCGGACGTGAAGGAGGCGAGCAGGCTTATGCGCGAGGCTATCAGAACAAGTGCGATGGATCCAAGAACTGGCAAGATCGATATGGGTCTGCTTAACACTGGTACCGGCACCGGTCAGCGGAAGATGCGTGAGGATATGAGGAAGGGCATCTTGAATGTCCTTGAAGGCGCTGCGAAGGGCAGGGGCATTAAGTGGGTGGATGCTGTCAAGCTTTTGGGTGACCAGAGCAGTGTAAAGATCGACCCTGTCGAATTCTCCGAGGTCATCAAGGGACTTGAAAATGAAGGTGTTATCAAAGTTGtcggagaaagagagaagcgGATGATCAGGAAGATCCAGGAATAA
- a CDS encoding 2-hydroxyacid dehydrogenase-like protein (2-hydroxyacid dehydrogenase homolog) gives MGALLPPKTIQSLPKEILLRIFEFVYQASCSSDFDSPSHFADPTLFPACIEGVCPLWKKLALSIGHFSSRILVFVDKPVVYTELRTRFTVSKKYSIDVYVVRKGYDVDEDLEEKARVRGVMQLLVQHIKRCRVVVFDVLHNSSLPHVSDFGDSAAKLLTFRLRSRLPGIGPKAQASFPANCRNLRPFYSRPLRYLDMDANIFMDAMSVPGWYKSFEYVSRKNLTLRNLPCLENNSYDLHKFLTILETLGHFHSLVLENVEFNPWYRIKGLIVTIFVQNFEFIGLSKEYVSEFLDAIDNKIEEPNITLIRCGLECQEDFGFRAWCLTLCNIAPEEDLYKFLCCWDGFSLILKECPGVNDNNVLRALSTHSWESMHAKTLRQLQITTSGPILITMDGLKRMVIERQEEASKFFTEDHPMKSIPLPMHSIYISGSGHPLTPSDLSWFSDNLDFFYWHASLPRSDSPVLDWDISNLNDLEFQPSASGDIDPSSSPLPPVSQTPSLDPPADHSSSPPTSQPLPSSSPVIEGDFCYLDWPNTLESSPPPRSKTPDPDSPILDDDLSRIDWSKVPADFDLPPPEKPQRCSTPDSPIMDGDFSTFDWSIEQIILLTTIVMKVAVFGTQKYDLASLTEVSIPEGKEFSFTFLDPLLDEKTAILAAGHDAICIFVNDICDAIVIKKLADIGVKFVALRCAGYNNVDLKAAHKHGIKVARVPAYSPEAVAEFTVGMIMTVIRKYHKAYNRVREGNFLLDGLLGFNIHGKTVGLIGTGKIGLLTGKILSKGFGANVIAYDPYPSQLAEEYGITYVEALDELLTRSDIISLHCPLNESTKYIINDSNLAKTKKGVVLINTSRGGLIDTYALIRALKTDHVSAVGLDVYERESNYFFADSSAKVIADDSFARLLSFYNVFMTGHQAFLTSEALQNIAETTVNNLLELEASGTCKFVVEK, from the exons ATGGGAGCATTATTACC ACCCAAGACCATACAATCGTTACCGAAAGAAATCTTACTACGCATCTTCGAATTTGTATACCAGGCGTCGTGTTCAAGCGACTTTGACTCTCCCAGCCACTTTGCAGACCCTACTCTTTTCCCAGCATGTATCGAGGGAGTATGTCCTTTGTGGAAAAAATTGGCCCTATCCATCGGTCATTTCTCAAGCCGAATACTCGTCTTTGTCGACAAGCCGGTGGTGTACACGGAGCTGCGGACGCGGTTTACGGTATCGAAAAAGTACTCGATCGACGTCTACGTTGTTAGGAAAGGATATGATGTGGACGAGGATCTGGAGGAAAAGGCTCGGGTTCGAGGTGTGATGCAATTGTTGGTGCAGCACATAAAGCGCTGTAGAGTTGTGGTATTTGATGTCCTGCACAACTCGTCTCTTCCGCACGTCTCCGACTTCGGGGACAGTGCAGCGAAGCTCCTCACTTTTAGGCTGCGAAGCAGACTTCCAGGAATTGGACCCAAGGCTCAAGCATCGTTTCCTGCCAATTGTCGAAATCTTCGTCCATTTTACAGCAGGCCACTTCGATACCTCGACATGGATGCAAACATTTTTATGGACGCGATGAGTGTACCAGGGTGGTACAAAAGCTTCGAATATGTCTCTCGGAAAAATTTGACGCTTAGGAACCTACCATGCCTCGAAAATAACTCATATGATTTGCACAAATTCCTCACCATCCTCGAAACACTCGGACACTTCCATTCACTCGTCCTGGAGAATGTCGAATTTAATCCATGGTATCGCATAAAAGGACTCATTGTGACCATATTTGTACAGAACTTCGAGTTCATAGGTCTCTCCAAAGAATACGTTTCCGAGTTCCTAGACGCTATTGACAATAAAATCGAGGAACCCAATATTACCTTGATTCGATGCGGGCTTGAATGCCAAGAGGACTTCGGATTTCGAGCCTGGTGCCTAACTCTCTGCAATATTGCTCCTGAAGAAGACCTTTACAAATTTCTTTGCTGTTGGGATGGGTTCAGTCTAATTTTGAAAGAATGTCCTGGGGTTAATGACAATAACGTCTTACGAGCCCTCAGCACGCATTCATGGGAGTCGATGCACGCAAAGACACTTCGCCAGTTGCAAATCACAACGTCGGGTCCAATATTGATCACTATGGATGGTTTAAAGAGGATGGTGATTGAGAGGCAAGAAGAAGCCAGCAAATTTTTTACAGAAGACCATCCGATGAAGAGTATCCCCTTACCGATGCACTCAATTTACATCTCCGGAAGCGGTCATCCTTTAACACCTTCGGATTTGTCGTGGTTCAGCGACaatttggattttttttattgGCATGCATCTCTGCCTCGCTCTGATTCTCCAGTTCTTGACTGGGATATCTCTAACTTGAATGACTTGGAG TTCCAGCCTTCTGCTTCTGGAGATATCGACCCGAGTTCATCACCTTTGCCCCCCGTATCACAAACTCCTTCGCTGGAT CCTCCTGCCGATCACTCATCCTCACCCCCGACATCGCAACCTCTCCCCTCAAGT TCTCCCGTCATTGAGGGAGATTTTTGTTATCTGGATTGGCCCAATACTCTCGAATCTTCGCCACCTCCACGGTCAAAAACCCCTGATCCTGAT TCTCCCATCCTCGATGACGATCTCTCCAGGATCGATTGGTCTAAGGTCCCTGCCGACTTTGACCTCCCTCCACCTGAAAAACCACAACGCTGTTCTACTCCCGAT TCGCCTATCATGGACGGTGATTTTTCTACGTTCGATTGGTCCATCGAACAA ATAATCCTTCTTACTACCATCGTCATGAAGGTCGCGGTCTTTGGGACACagaag TATGATTTGGCTTCCTTGACAGAAGTGAGCATACCTGAAGGAAAGGAGTTCTCCTTCACCTTCCTGGATCCACTTTTGGATGAAAAAACTGCTATTTTGGCTGCTGGTCACGATGCTATCTGCATCTTTGTCAACGATATCTGCGATGCAATCGTGATCAAGAAACTCGCTGACATTGGGGTG AAATTTGTCGCACTACGTTGCGCTGGTTACAACAATGTCGATTTAAAAGCCGCTCATAAGCATGGTATCAAGGTCGCGCGCGTGCCAGCATACTCCCCCGAAGCAGTCGCAGAGTTTACAGTCGGAATGATCATGACGGTTATCCGCAAATACCACAAAGCCTACAACCGCGTCCGAGAAGGGAACTTCCTTCTTGACGGTCTCCTAGGATTCAATATTCATGGAAAGACCGTTGGGTTGATCGGCACAGGGAAGATCGGGCTGTTAACAGGAAAGATTCTGTCCAAGGGATTCGGCGCAAATGTCATCGCCTACGATCCTTATCCTTCTCAGTTGGCTGAGGAATACGGTATAACCTACGTCGAGGCTTTGGATGAGCTTCTCACCCGCTCTGATATAATCAGCCTTCATTGTCCTCTTAATGAGAGCACGAAGTATATCATCAACGACAGCAACCTTGCAAAGACCAAGAAGGGCGTGGTGTTGATCAACACGTCTCGTGGGGGACTAATAGATACATACGCTCTAATCCG AGCTTTGAAGACAGATCATGTCTCCGCGGTCGGCTTAGACGTTTATGAACGTGAATCCAACTATTTCTTTGCGGATTCGAGTGCGAAGGTTATCGCAGATGATAGTTTTGCTCGCCTGTTATCATTCTACAATGTCTTTATGAC AGGCCACCAAGCTTTCTTAACGTCTGAAGCTTTACAAAACATTGCAGAGACTACAGTCAATAACCTACTCGAATTGGAGGCATCAGGAACATGTAAATTTGTGGTCGAAAAGTAG